In Synechococcus sp. KORDI-52, one genomic interval encodes:
- the kdsB gene encoding 3-deoxy-manno-octulosonate cytidylyltransferase, producing MAIRKCVVAVPARLQSSRLPNKVLADIGGKPMIQRVLERCRQASGVEAVVLCTDSSELQSLAEGWGFPVLMTAASCNSGSERIASVAQPLMALGWGDADPVAEETAVINVQGDQPFIDPAVIDAMVEEFRRQDPVPAVVTPVYGLKPESVHNPNVVKTLLAHDGRALYFSRSAIPHVRDVAEADWHQHTTYWGHVGMYGFRGDVLAAWDQLPASSLEDLERLEQLRLIEAGLTIATFRVQGTSLSVDTAEQLEQARAMV from the coding sequence ATGGCGATTCGCAAGTGTGTGGTGGCCGTTCCGGCCCGGCTTCAGTCGTCGCGACTGCCCAACAAGGTGCTGGCCGACATCGGCGGCAAGCCGATGATCCAGCGTGTTCTGGAACGCTGCCGTCAGGCCTCCGGCGTTGAAGCGGTGGTGCTTTGTACTGACAGCTCTGAGCTGCAGAGCCTGGCTGAGGGCTGGGGCTTCCCGGTGCTGATGACCGCGGCATCCTGCAACTCCGGCAGTGAGCGCATCGCATCAGTGGCGCAGCCCCTGATGGCCCTGGGCTGGGGCGATGCAGATCCCGTGGCGGAGGAGACGGCTGTGATCAACGTTCAGGGCGATCAACCGTTCATTGACCCCGCCGTGATCGATGCCATGGTCGAGGAATTCAGGCGTCAGGATCCGGTGCCTGCGGTCGTGACCCCCGTTTATGGGCTCAAGCCCGAATCGGTGCACAACCCCAACGTGGTGAAGACCCTGCTGGCCCACGACGGTCGCGCCCTGTATTTCTCCCGCTCCGCCATCCCCCATGTGCGCGACGTGGCTGAGGCCGATTGGCATCAGCACACCACCTACTGGGGCCATGTGGGCATGTATGGCTTCCGGGGAGACGTGCTGGCTGCGTGGGATCAGCTGCCTGCCTCATCCCTGGAGGATCTGGAGCGGCTCGAGCAGCTGCGGCTGATCGAGGCTGGACTCACCATCGCCACGTTCCGGGTGCAGGGCACATCCTTGTCGGTGGACACCGCTGAGCAGCTGGAACAGGCCCGGGCCATGGTCTGA
- the galE gene encoding UDP-glucose 4-epimerase GalE, with protein sequence MGRRVLITGGAGFIGSHTCLVLLEQGHELVVLDNFDNSSPEALRRVQELAGSTQLTLVEGDVRNPSAVDQAFSAAVAVDGVIHFAGLKAVGESVANPLLYWDVNVNGSRVLAAAMERHGCRTLVFSSTSTAYGEPETFPLRETMPTAPVHPYAQTKVAVEQMLAALCRSGSWQVACLRYFNPVGAHPSGRIGEDPLGIPNNLFPFITQVAAGRRECLRIFGQDYPTPDGTGIRDYLHVMDLAEAHGAALNHLFERQASDPLTLNIGTGRGLSVLDVVNGFEQATGLSIPYEVVERRPGDVPRLEACPRTAQTVLGWSARRSLEEMCRDGWAWQQANPTGYRHKP encoded by the coding sequence TCATCGGCAGCCACACCTGCCTTGTGCTGCTGGAGCAGGGCCACGAGCTTGTGGTGCTCGACAACTTCGATAACAGCAGTCCAGAAGCGCTAAGGCGGGTGCAGGAGCTGGCGGGTTCCACCCAGCTGACCCTGGTGGAAGGAGACGTCCGCAACCCCAGCGCTGTTGATCAGGCCTTCAGCGCTGCCGTTGCTGTGGATGGCGTGATCCATTTCGCCGGCCTCAAGGCCGTTGGGGAATCGGTCGCCAACCCACTCCTCTACTGGGATGTGAATGTAAATGGCAGCCGGGTTCTGGCGGCGGCCATGGAGCGCCATGGCTGCCGAACGCTCGTGTTCAGCAGCACCTCCACCGCCTACGGAGAACCCGAAACCTTCCCGCTGCGGGAAACCATGCCGACGGCACCGGTGCACCCCTACGCCCAGACCAAAGTGGCGGTGGAACAGATGCTGGCGGCCCTCTGCCGCTCAGGTTCCTGGCAGGTGGCCTGCCTGCGCTACTTCAATCCCGTCGGCGCGCACCCGAGTGGACGCATTGGTGAAGACCCGCTGGGCATCCCCAACAACCTGTTCCCCTTCATCACCCAGGTGGCCGCAGGGCGCCGCGAGTGCCTGCGTATCTTCGGCCAGGACTACCCCACCCCTGACGGCACCGGCATCCGTGATTACCTGCACGTGATGGATCTGGCCGAAGCCCATGGCGCGGCCCTGAACCACCTGTTCGAGCGGCAAGCATCCGACCCCTTGACGCTCAACATCGGCACAGGCCGAGGGCTCAGTGTGCTGGATGTGGTGAACGGTTTCGAACAGGCCACAGGCTTGAGCATCCCCTACGAGGTTGTGGAGCGTCGACCCGGCGATGTGCCCCGCCTCGAGGCCTGCCCCCGAACGGCGCAAACCGTGCTCGGCTGGAGCGCCCGCCGAAGCCTGGAGGAGATGTGCCGCGATGGCTGGGCATGGCAGCAGGCCAATCCAACGGGGTATCGGCACAAGCCATGA
- the kdsA gene encoding 3-deoxy-8-phosphooctulonate synthase: METVARQIQLGEITFANDRPFALLGGVNVLEDRDFALRCAGHYNDVCGRLNIPLVFKASYDKANRSSIHSFRGPGLNEGLQILQAVKDTHGIPVITDVHSPEEAIAAAKVADIIQLPAFLARQTDLVRAMAETGAVINIKKPQFLSPEQMRNIVDKFRECGNEKLLLCERGTNFGYDNLVVDMLGFGVMKRTCDDLPLIFDVTHALQCRDPGGAASGGRRSQVVDLARSGMAVGLAGLFLEAHPDPAQARCDGPSALPLDQLEPFLTQVKAIDDLVKGMPDLRIN; the protein is encoded by the coding sequence ATGGAAACCGTGGCGCGTCAGATCCAACTGGGCGAGATCACGTTCGCGAATGACCGCCCCTTCGCCTTGCTGGGTGGGGTGAACGTTCTTGAGGATCGCGACTTTGCCCTGCGTTGCGCCGGCCACTACAACGACGTCTGCGGAAGGCTGAACATTCCGTTGGTGTTCAAGGCGTCCTACGACAAGGCCAACCGCTCCTCCATTCATTCCTTCCGGGGCCCCGGCCTCAACGAAGGCCTTCAGATCCTCCAGGCGGTGAAAGACACCCACGGCATTCCGGTGATCACCGATGTGCACAGTCCAGAGGAAGCCATTGCTGCCGCCAAGGTCGCCGACATCATCCAGCTCCCGGCCTTTCTGGCCCGGCAGACCGATCTCGTCCGCGCCATGGCCGAAACCGGAGCGGTGATCAACATCAAGAAGCCACAGTTCCTCAGTCCGGAACAGATGCGCAACATCGTGGACAAATTCCGCGAATGCGGAAACGAAAAGCTGCTGCTGTGCGAGCGCGGCACCAACTTCGGTTACGACAATCTCGTGGTGGACATGCTGGGGTTCGGCGTCATGAAGCGCACCTGCGACGACCTGCCGTTGATCTTTGATGTCACCCACGCCCTGCAGTGCAGGGATCCAGGTGGTGCAGCCTCAGGCGGACGTCGCTCCCAGGTAGTGGACCTGGCCCGCTCAGGCATGGCGGTGGGTCTGGCTGGCTTGTTCCTGGAAGCACACCCCGACCCGGCGCAAGCCCGTTGTGATGGCCCCAGCGCCTTACCTCTTGATCAGCTGGAACCGTTTCTCACGCAAGTGAAAGCCATCGACGATCTGGTGAAGGGCATGCCAGACCTGCGCATCAACTGA
- a CDS encoding SIS domain-containing protein — MGRSSRITSLSALTRCLEEEASAIATAAERLSSDQVEAALALLERCADRKAKLVITGVGKSGIVARKIAATFSSIGLMALFLNPTDALHGDLGVVAAEDVCLLLSNSGETSELLEVLPHLTRRGTGRIAIVGRADSSLARGSDVVLEAGVDREVCPLNLAPTASTAVAMAIGDALAAVWMERRGISPADFALNHPAGSLGKQLTLTAADLMVPASQLHPLQPQTPLPEVIGGLTRDGIGSGWVENPDNPGSLLGILTDGDLRRALQDHGAETWSRLTAKDLMTADPITVKSDVLVVKALAQMEHNRRKPISVLPVVNQDHELMGLLRLHDLVQAGLA, encoded by the coding sequence ATGGGTCGATCATCACGGATTACATCCTTGTCCGCTCTCACCCGCTGCCTTGAGGAGGAAGCCTCAGCGATCGCAACGGCTGCCGAACGCCTGAGCAGCGACCAGGTGGAGGCCGCCCTCGCCCTGCTGGAGCGCTGTGCAGATCGCAAGGCCAAGCTGGTGATCACCGGTGTGGGCAAGAGCGGCATCGTGGCCCGCAAAATCGCCGCTACCTTCTCCTCGATCGGGCTCATGGCCCTGTTCCTCAATCCCACCGACGCCCTCCATGGCGATCTGGGTGTGGTGGCCGCCGAGGACGTCTGCCTGCTGCTCTCCAACAGCGGCGAAACCAGCGAGCTGTTGGAGGTGTTGCCCCACCTCACCCGCCGCGGAACCGGGCGCATCGCCATCGTCGGCCGTGCCGACTCCTCCCTGGCCCGCGGCAGTGATGTGGTGCTGGAAGCCGGCGTGGACCGTGAGGTGTGCCCTCTGAACCTGGCTCCCACCGCCAGCACTGCCGTGGCCATGGCCATCGGCGACGCCCTGGCTGCGGTCTGGATGGAGCGACGCGGCATCTCACCGGCGGATTTCGCCCTCAATCACCCCGCCGGATCCCTGGGCAAGCAGCTCACCCTCACAGCCGCCGACCTGATGGTGCCCGCCAGTCAGCTGCACCCCCTGCAGCCCCAGACCCCCTTGCCCGAGGTGATCGGCGGTCTGACCCGCGACGGCATCGGCAGTGGTTGGGTCGAAAATCCAGACAACCCGGGAAGCCTGCTCGGCATCCTCACGGATGGCGATCTGCGCCGGGCCCTCCAGGACCACGGCGCTGAAACCTGGAGCCGTCTTACGGCGAAGGATCTGATGACGGCCGATCCGATCACCGTGAAGTCGGATGTGTTGGTGGTGAAGGCCCTGGCGCAGATGGAGCACAACCGCCGCAAACCGATTTCCGTGCTGCCCGTGGTGAATCAAGACCATGAACTGATGGGTCTGCTGCGTCTGCATGATCTGGTTCAGGCCGGCCTGGCATGA
- a CDS encoding HAD family hydrolase: protein MNGLRWWWLRRRLRSIQLLVLDVDGVLTDGGLWFDAEGQLSKRFDVRDGLGIRLLQQAGLHIAFLSGGQGGASEVRARQLGISHCLVGIKDKPAALTSLQNQLGVSAEQTAFVGDDLNDLAVRPVVGLLFAPADACQPVRRGADAVLHRPGGHGAVRELAERILQGRGRWGQLRRNGWKDRND, encoded by the coding sequence ATGAACGGACTGCGCTGGTGGTGGCTGCGGCGCCGGCTGCGATCGATTCAGCTGCTGGTGCTGGATGTGGACGGTGTGCTCACCGATGGAGGCCTCTGGTTCGATGCCGAGGGGCAGCTCAGCAAGCGCTTTGATGTGCGTGATGGTCTAGGCATCCGGTTGCTGCAACAGGCGGGGCTCCACATCGCCTTTCTCAGTGGAGGCCAGGGAGGAGCGTCGGAGGTGCGGGCCCGGCAGCTGGGCATCAGCCATTGCCTTGTCGGCATCAAGGACAAGCCAGCTGCCCTCACCAGCCTGCAGAACCAACTGGGGGTGAGCGCCGAACAGACGGCCTTTGTGGGGGATGACCTCAACGATCTGGCCGTACGCCCGGTGGTCGGCCTGTTGTTCGCACCCGCCGACGCCTGTCAGCCGGTGCGCCGTGGTGCCGATGCCGTGCTCCACCGCCCGGGTGGCCATGGGGCCGTGCGCGAGTTGGCGGAGCGCATCCTTCAGGGGCGGGGCCGCTGGGGACAACTGCGCCGCAACGGCTGGAAAGACCGCAACGACTAA
- a CDS encoding CCA tRNA nucleotidyltransferase produces the protein MDLPGVPSSVLEALQGAARSLGIPRLALVGGAVRDQLLHQRCGRPWLGAPDLDWVVEGDAAALVAELVRQIGGERITGVQEHGAFGTVALQLDGIPLDLATAREEHYPAPAENPVVRAGSLHADLARRDFTINAMAFDLVAGELIDLHHGQEDLASGQLRFLHAGSVEDDPTRVIRAARYAARLGFQLADESLAQIHSTMAQWPWGWGQRDAALTAPPALATRLRMELERLLDREPWPQALDLLEQWQALPLLDPQLQSDPRRTQRLRWAQRLGLPLMPALLLGAVHPVALAQRLQIPGKQQQWLQQCGALGDWLEETPLPLQASPSVWSAAIEHQGWPPEAVALAVTLKPKHWKPLLRWWGRWRRIQAPQTARDLIAAGWQPGLAIGDELRRQRSAAQDRSR, from the coding sequence ATGGATCTCCCGGGTGTGCCGTCTTCTGTTCTGGAGGCGTTGCAGGGCGCTGCGCGATCCCTTGGCATCCCGCGCCTGGCCCTGGTGGGCGGTGCCGTGCGCGATCAGCTGCTGCATCAGCGCTGCGGCCGGCCCTGGTTGGGTGCTCCTGATCTGGATTGGGTGGTGGAGGGCGATGCCGCTGCGCTCGTGGCGGAACTGGTGCGTCAGATCGGCGGCGAGCGCATCACCGGTGTTCAGGAGCATGGAGCCTTCGGCACGGTCGCCTTGCAGCTGGATGGGATCCCGTTGGATCTGGCGACGGCGCGAGAGGAGCACTACCCCGCCCCTGCGGAGAACCCCGTGGTGCGGGCGGGCAGCCTGCACGCCGACCTCGCCCGCCGGGATTTCACGATTAACGCCATGGCCTTCGATCTGGTGGCCGGCGAGTTGATTGATCTCCACCATGGCCAGGAGGATCTGGCCTCTGGTCAGCTGCGCTTTCTGCACGCCGGCAGCGTGGAGGACGATCCCACCCGGGTGATCCGGGCCGCCCGCTACGCCGCCCGGCTCGGCTTCCAGCTAGCGGACGAGAGCCTTGCGCAGATCCACAGCACCATGGCTCAGTGGCCCTGGGGCTGGGGCCAGCGCGATGCGGCGTTGACGGCGCCGCCGGCTCTGGCTACGCGACTGCGGATGGAGCTGGAGCGGTTGCTGGATCGGGAACCTTGGCCGCAGGCGCTGGACTTGTTGGAGCAGTGGCAAGCCCTGCCGCTGCTGGATCCGCAGCTTCAGAGCGATCCACGGCGCACGCAGCGGTTGCGCTGGGCCCAGCGCCTTGGTTTGCCGTTGATGCCTGCCCTACTGCTGGGGGCAGTCCATCCGGTTGCGCTGGCCCAGCGGTTGCAGATTCCCGGCAAACAACAGCAATGGCTGCAGCAGTGCGGGGCCCTGGGCGACTGGCTGGAGGAAACGCCACTGCCCTTGCAGGCCAGCCCGTCGGTCTGGTCGGCGGCCATCGAACACCAGGGTTGGCCGCCGGAGGCGGTGGCCCTGGCGGTGACCCTGAAGCCGAAGCATTGGAAACCGTTGTTGCGCTGGTGGGGCCGCTGGCGCCGGATTCAGGCGCCGCAGACGGCGCGCGACCTGATTGCCGCTGGCTGGCAGCCGGGGCTGGCGATTGGTGATGAGTTGCGCCGGCAGCGCAGCGCAGCGCAGGACCGCAGCCGATGA
- a CDS encoding sulfotransferase family protein, producing the protein MPFSRTRKRIRRDLREQRALLALGWARRTLSLRRDNIDRVVFYTDHNIAFNRIAKSGNSSVILYLDEAIRGANTHTDDYKQAKRTAMGAGKSLIDMSRSKQDRASLKEFSFFTVVRNPWTRTLSAFLDKIANGPHDKYGSVPGFGDNSQTGFEAFIAFLGNGGLHSNHHWKPQIDALLLPPSHFQTVCRLEHLAEELPLALARTGLTLPSPDRLRQPHRIESNQRSKLTQAASKLLKYYSPTTVQAVADLYTADFKLGRYSMDPRSLGLPPLMA; encoded by the coding sequence TTGCCGTTCTCGCGCACCCGGAAACGCATCCGCCGAGACCTTCGCGAGCAACGTGCCCTGTTGGCCCTGGGGTGGGCAAGACGAACACTGAGCTTGAGACGAGACAACATCGACCGGGTTGTTTTTTACACGGACCACAACATCGCCTTCAACCGAATTGCCAAAAGTGGCAATTCATCGGTGATTCTTTACCTCGATGAAGCCATTCGTGGCGCGAACACCCATACAGACGACTACAAGCAAGCCAAACGAACGGCCATGGGTGCAGGCAAAAGCCTGATCGACATGTCGAGATCAAAACAGGATCGAGCCAGCCTGAAAGAGTTTTCTTTTTTCACGGTGGTTCGCAACCCCTGGACCCGAACGCTATCGGCCTTTCTCGACAAAATTGCCAACGGTCCCCACGACAAATACGGATCCGTTCCGGGATTTGGCGACAACAGCCAAACCGGCTTCGAAGCCTTCATCGCATTTCTGGGCAACGGCGGATTGCATTCCAATCATCACTGGAAACCGCAAATCGATGCCCTGCTTCTGCCCCCATCCCATTTTCAAACGGTGTGCCGGCTCGAACACCTCGCCGAAGAGTTGCCCCTCGCCCTTGCCAGAACAGGCTTAACGCTCCCCAGCCCCGATCGGCTGCGACAGCCGCACCGCATCGAGAGCAATCAGCGCAGCAAACTCACCCAGGCGGCAAGCAAGTTGCTGAAGTACTACAGCCCAACCACCGTCCAGGCGGTCGCTGATCTGTATACCGCCGACTTCAAACTTGGCCGCTACTCCATGGACCCCCGCAGCCTCGGATTGCCTCCGCTGATGGCTTGA
- a CDS encoding UvrD-helicase domain-containing protein: MSFLAGLNDAQRRAVDHHEGPLLVVAGAGSGKTRALTHRIAHLIGEHGADPAQILAVTFTNKAAREMKERLEVLLAQRLAQSQYGQPWSTLPPVDQRQLRSRIYREVTKELWIGTFHALFARMLRYDIDKFKDAEGLTWTKQFSIYDEADAQSLVKEIVTQELQLDPKRFEPKKTRWAISNAKNQGWLPDQLEANAEGQRGKLTADVYRRYRKALAANNALDFDDLLLLPVQLLQQNEQVRSYWHRRFRHVLVDEYQDTNRTQYDLIKLLVTDGKDPQDVEDWSGRSVFVVGDADQSIYSFRAADFTILMGFQDDFGDQAPDDSTRTMVKLEENYRSTATILEAANALIANNSERIDKVLRPTRGEGELITLTRCDDEIAEAEAVVHRLRTMEAANPELSWGDMAVLYRTNAQSRSIEESLVRWGIPYIVVGGLRFYDRREIKDLLAYLRLLVNPADTVSLLRVINVPKRGIGKTTIQRLTDAANQLGIPLWDVVSDPEAVRSLGGRSAKGLLQFCDLVNDLKARSADVAPSELIQQVMEKSGYVSELIADGTDEAEERRRNLQELVNAALQYQEENDEGDLEGFLATAALSSDADNKDTAADRVTLMTLHSSKGLEFPVVCLVGLEQGLFPSYRSLDDPASLEEERRLCYVGITRAKERLFLSHACERRLWGGMREAAVPSVFLSELPEALIQGDLPQTGGAALRRERRLDRLTRVDRDKPSSAPANAVRRRQAGPAPGRSWQVGDQVIHASFGVGEITHTFGSGEKVSIAVKFAGMGPKILDPRLAPIEPVTTA; the protein is encoded by the coding sequence ATGAGCTTTCTGGCCGGCCTCAACGATGCCCAGCGGCGGGCTGTCGACCATCACGAGGGTCCCCTGCTGGTGGTGGCGGGTGCTGGAAGTGGCAAGACGCGCGCCCTCACCCATCGGATTGCTCACCTGATCGGTGAGCACGGTGCCGATCCGGCTCAGATTCTGGCGGTGACCTTCACCAACAAAGCCGCCCGGGAGATGAAGGAGCGGCTTGAGGTTCTTCTGGCTCAGCGTCTGGCCCAGAGCCAGTACGGCCAGCCCTGGAGCACCCTGCCTCCGGTGGATCAGCGTCAGCTGCGCTCACGCATCTACCGGGAGGTGACCAAGGAGCTGTGGATTGGCACCTTCCATGCCCTGTTCGCGCGGATGCTCCGCTACGACATCGACAAGTTCAAGGACGCGGAAGGACTCACCTGGACCAAGCAGTTTTCGATCTACGACGAGGCCGACGCCCAGAGCCTGGTGAAGGAGATCGTGACCCAGGAACTGCAGCTGGATCCCAAGCGGTTCGAGCCCAAGAAGACCCGCTGGGCCATCAGCAACGCCAAGAACCAGGGCTGGCTGCCAGACCAGCTCGAGGCGAACGCGGAAGGCCAGCGGGGCAAGCTCACCGCGGATGTTTATCGGCGTTATCGCAAGGCCCTGGCGGCCAACAACGCCCTTGATTTCGACGATCTGCTGTTGCTGCCGGTTCAGTTGCTCCAGCAGAACGAGCAGGTGCGCAGCTATTGGCACCGCCGCTTTCGCCACGTGCTGGTGGATGAATACCAGGACACCAACCGCACTCAGTACGACCTGATCAAGCTGTTGGTGACCGATGGCAAGGATCCTCAGGATGTGGAGGACTGGTCGGGCCGTTCCGTGTTTGTGGTCGGCGATGCCGACCAGAGCATCTACAGCTTTCGCGCGGCTGACTTCACGATCCTGATGGGTTTCCAGGACGACTTCGGTGATCAGGCGCCGGATGACAGCACCCGGACGATGGTGAAGCTGGAGGAGAACTACCGCTCCACCGCCACGATTCTCGAAGCGGCGAATGCCCTGATCGCCAACAACAGCGAACGGATCGACAAGGTTCTGCGTCCCACCCGTGGGGAAGGGGAGCTGATCACCCTCACCCGCTGTGACGATGAGATCGCCGAGGCGGAAGCCGTGGTGCACCGCCTGCGCACGATGGAAGCGGCCAATCCTGAGTTGAGCTGGGGTGACATGGCCGTGCTCTACCGCACCAATGCCCAGTCCCGCTCCATTGAGGAATCGCTGGTGCGCTGGGGCATCCCGTACATCGTTGTGGGGGGGCTGCGCTTCTACGACCGGCGCGAAATCAAGGATCTGCTGGCCTATCTGCGGTTGCTGGTGAATCCGGCCGACACCGTCAGCCTGCTGCGGGTGATCAACGTTCCGAAGCGCGGCATCGGCAAGACCACGATTCAGCGGCTCACCGATGCGGCCAACCAGCTGGGGATTCCGCTCTGGGATGTGGTGAGTGATCCCGAAGCGGTGCGCTCCCTCGGCGGCCGTTCCGCCAAGGGTCTTCTGCAGTTCTGTGACCTTGTCAACGATCTGAAGGCCCGCAGCGCTGATGTGGCCCCCTCGGAACTGATCCAGCAGGTGATGGAGAAGAGCGGCTACGTGAGCGAGTTGATTGCCGATGGCACCGATGAGGCTGAGGAGCGCCGCCGCAACCTGCAGGAACTGGTGAATGCCGCACTGCAGTACCAGGAGGAAAACGACGAGGGCGACTTGGAGGGATTCCTCGCCACGGCAGCCTTGTCCAGCGATGCCGACAACAAGGACACGGCCGCGGACCGCGTCACCTTGATGACGCTGCACAGCAGCAAGGGGCTGGAGTTCCCCGTGGTGTGCCTGGTGGGCCTTGAGCAGGGTCTGTTCCCCAGCTACCGCTCCCTGGATGACCCGGCCTCACTGGAGGAGGAGCGGCGGCTTTGCTACGTGGGCATCACCCGAGCCAAGGAACGGCTGTTCCTGTCCCATGCCTGTGAGCGGCGTCTCTGGGGCGGCATGCGTGAAGCGGCGGTGCCCTCGGTCTTCCTGTCGGAGTTGCCGGAAGCGCTGATTCAGGGCGACCTTCCCCAGACCGGTGGGGCGGCGCTGCGGCGGGAACGGCGCCTCGATCGGCTCACCCGTGTGGACCGCGACAAGCCGTCATCGGCCCCCGCCAACGCCGTGCGTCGCCGTCAGGCGGGCCCCGCCCCGGGCCGCAGCTGGCAGGTCGGCGATCAGGTCATCCACGCCAGCTTTGGTGTGGGTGAGATCACCCACACCTTCGGCAGTGGCGAGAAAGTGTCGATCGCGGTGAAGTTCGCAGGGATGGGGCCCAAGATTCTGGATCCGCGCCTGGCGCCGATCGAACCCGTGACCACCGCTTAA
- the selD gene encoding selenide, water dikinase SelD, translating into MSADAGVLLAGGGHSHALLLKRWAMRPERRPQHSITLVNRSSTALYSGMVPGLIAGLYRREELAIDLRQLCDRAGVAFMEAEITGLDPQDRCLRLRDRPALHFDWLSLDVGAESRPSATGVPIKPLEASLAFLEREGANHPKPLRVIGAGAAGLEVVLALRRRWPQRALELQQRPGQLDPAVQQVLQQARISLIDDGSHPSGLCLLCTGSQGPAWLSTTGLPLDPDGRIRTDPCLRVEGHPSVFASGDCAVISAAPRPASGVWAVRAAQPLATNLEAACQGQPLRPWHPRREALQLIGTHRNAAWAQWGSWRLGPSPLLWQLKQRIDQAFMAGFQGPAAMADAPPMACRGCAAKLPAQPLAAALAQVGLGRQPEDAASLPGDPELLQSVDGFPALVSDPWLNGRLTALHACSDLWACGAAVSGAMATVTLPMVAANEQQDLLVQTLAGIRSVLDEQGAELIGGHTMEARSTAPLPASLGVQITLTVNGRSPSPWLKSGLQPGDALLISRPLGTGVLFAGAMSGATKAADLDAALRGMTSSQHTLLQQVEPMRKGIHACTDITGFGLLGHLGEMLQSHPELTVQLDGSAIPAYPGALTLLEGGLSSSLAPSNRAAWRWLDGPVQLQQPPSSALLELLVDPQTCGPLLLACTSAAAAELTEMGPWIQIGSATAAHG; encoded by the coding sequence ATGAGTGCAGATGCTGGGGTGCTTTTGGCCGGCGGCGGCCACAGCCATGCCCTGCTGCTGAAGCGCTGGGCGATGCGGCCGGAGCGACGGCCGCAGCACAGCATCACGCTGGTGAACCGCAGCAGCACAGCCCTGTATTCCGGCATGGTGCCGGGGTTGATCGCCGGCCTCTATCGGCGCGAGGAACTCGCCATCGACCTGCGTCAGCTCTGTGATCGGGCCGGGGTGGCCTTCATGGAAGCGGAAATCACCGGATTGGACCCTCAGGACAGATGTCTGAGACTGCGCGATCGGCCTGCACTCCACTTCGATTGGCTCAGCCTGGATGTGGGAGCCGAGAGCCGACCCAGCGCCACCGGAGTTCCGATCAAACCGTTGGAAGCCTCGCTCGCCTTTCTGGAGCGCGAAGGCGCCAACCACCCCAAGCCCCTGCGGGTGATCGGAGCGGGAGCAGCCGGCCTCGAAGTGGTGCTCGCCCTGCGACGGCGCTGGCCACAGCGGGCCCTGGAGCTGCAACAGCGCCCTGGGCAGCTGGATCCAGCTGTCCAACAGGTGCTGCAACAGGCCCGCATCAGCTTGATCGACGACGGCAGCCACCCCAGCGGACTCTGCCTGCTCTGCACCGGTAGCCAGGGCCCCGCCTGGTTGTCGACGACCGGCCTGCCGCTGGATCCCGATGGCCGGATCCGCACCGATCCCTGCCTCAGGGTGGAGGGACACCCCTCCGTCTTCGCCAGCGGCGACTGCGCCGTGATCAGCGCAGCACCCCGGCCGGCATCCGGGGTGTGGGCGGTGCGGGCCGCACAGCCCCTGGCCACCAATCTGGAGGCGGCCTGCCAGGGCCAACCACTGCGCCCCTGGCATCCACGACGTGAGGCGCTGCAACTGATTGGCACCCACCGGAACGCCGCTTGGGCGCAATGGGGGAGCTGGCGGCTGGGGCCATCCCCCCTGCTTTGGCAGCTGAAGCAACGCATCGATCAGGCCTTCATGGCCGGCTTTCAAGGGCCGGCTGCGATGGCCGACGCGCCGCCGATGGCCTGCCGGGGCTGCGCAGCCAAGTTGCCGGCCCAACCCCTGGCCGCAGCCCTGGCACAGGTGGGGCTGGGCCGGCAGCCGGAAGATGCCGCCTCGCTGCCGGGCGATCCCGAGCTGCTGCAAAGCGTGGATGGATTTCCCGCCCTGGTGAGTGACCCCTGGCTCAACGGCCGTCTGACGGCCCTGCATGCCTGCTCGGATCTCTGGGCCTGCGGTGCTGCCGTTTCCGGCGCCATGGCAACGGTCACGCTGCCGATGGTCGCAGCCAACGAACAGCAGGATCTGCTGGTGCAAACCCTCGCCGGCATCCGGTCGGTGCTGGATGAACAGGGCGCCGAGCTGATCGGTGGACACACGATGGAAGCCCGCAGCACTGCACCCCTGCCGGCCAGCCTGGGGGTGCAGATCACCCTCACGGTGAACGGGCGCAGCCCATCGCCCTGGCTCAAATCAGGCCTGCAACCCGGTGATGCCCTGCTGATCAGTCGCCCCCTGGGCACCGGGGTGCTGTTTGCAGGGGCGATGAGCGGCGCCACCAAAGCCGCTGATCTGGACGCAGCCCTGCGGGGCATGACCTCCAGCCAGCACACGCTGCTCCAGCAGGTTGAACCGATGCGCAAGGGCATTCACGCCTGCACCGACATCACCGGTTTCGGGCTGCTCGGGCACCTGGGCGAGATGCTCCAGAGCCATCCAGAGCTCACCGTCCAACTCGATGGCTCGGCCATCCCGGCCTACCCCGGTGCGCTGACCCTGCTCGAAGGGGGCCTCTCCAGCAGCCTGGCCCCCTCCAACCGGGCCGCCTGGCGCTGGCTGGACGGCCCGGTTCAGCTGCAACAGCCGCCCTCCTCTGCCCTGCTGGAGCTGCTGGTGGACCCGCAGACCTGTGGCCCCCTACTGCTGGCCTGCACCAGCGCAGCCGCCGCAGAACTCACTGAGATGGGCCCATGGATTCAGATCGGCAGCGCAACAGCCGCCCATGGCTGA